In Xylanibacter ruminicola 23, a single genomic region encodes these proteins:
- the mtgA gene encoding monofunctional biosynthetic peptidoglycan transglycosylase, with translation MKVFKSIIKWIVVVFFASTILAVMALRFLPVYFTPLMFIRCSQQISEGKDLKLKHHWVSLDKISPSLPMAVMASEDAKFLQHHGFDFQAIEKAAKRNSKHPEKRKLGASTISQQTAKNVFLWPGRSWVRKGFEVYFTALIELMWSKERIMEVYLNSIEMGDGIYGAQAVAEEHFNTDASELTKAQCALIAATLPNPRKFSSKNPSGYMYKRQGRIMREMKYVDKLSDK, from the coding sequence TTGAAAGTATTTAAGAGCATAATAAAATGGATAGTGGTGGTATTTTTTGCCTCCACTATTCTTGCTGTTATGGCACTACGTTTCTTGCCGGTTTACTTTACACCTCTGATGTTTATACGCTGTTCGCAGCAGATTAGCGAGGGTAAGGACCTGAAGCTGAAACACCACTGGGTATCGCTGGACAAGATATCACCATCGTTGCCTATGGCGGTGATGGCGAGCGAGGATGCTAAATTCCTGCAGCATCACGGTTTCGACTTCCAGGCTATTGAGAAGGCTGCCAAACGTAACAGCAAGCACCCAGAGAAACGTAAGCTGGGTGCATCTACCATCTCGCAGCAAACGGCTAAGAATGTGTTCCTTTGGCCTGGACGCTCGTGGGTGCGTAAAGGGTTCGAGGTGTATTTTACAGCACTCATCGAACTGATGTGGAGTAAAGAGAGAATTATGGAGGTGTATCTGAACTCGATTGAGATGGGGGATGGTATCTATGGTGCACAGGCCGTTGCCGAAGAGCACTTTAATACCGATGCATCGGAGCTAACAAAGGCCCAATGCGCCCTGATTGCAGCTACACTGCCTAATCCACGTAAATTCTCGAGCAAGAATCCTTCGGGCTATATGTACAAGCGCCAAGGAAGGATTATGCGCGAGATGAAATACGTAGATAAACTATCTGATAAATAA
- a CDS encoding M64 family metallopeptidase yields the protein MRKLFIISALLLSSFSAQAQNFDDYFEDKTLRLDYTFAGDATRQQIFVDELISLPRWYGRKQHLAELPLKGNGQITVRSLADGMVIYRHSFSSLFQEWVSTAEAKQTQKSFENVFLVPFPKSPVEIKVELFDYHDQVISRLTHKVDPKDILIRKAGERQITPHVTLQQAADTARCIRVAFVAEGYQQQEMDVFLNDCRIAMESLFEHEPFKQNQLKFNMIAVMPPSVESGTSEPNKGIWKNTPLGSHFDTFYSERYLTTLHLKKLHDVLAGIPYEHIIVLVNTDRYGGGGIYNSYNLTYAHGKHFRPVVVHEFGHSFGGLGDEYPYGDDDPMYFADTEPWEPNLTTKHDFNGKWENLIKDKKAGFIEGGGYLSKGVWRGYENCRMRTNEEPEFCLVCQQALQRLIDFYTK from the coding sequence ATGAGAAAATTGTTTATTATCAGTGCGTTACTTTTGTCATCTTTTAGCGCACAAGCACAGAACTTCGACGATTATTTCGAAGATAAAACCCTGCGATTAGACTATACTTTTGCAGGCGATGCTACCCGTCAGCAGATATTTGTCGACGAGTTGATAAGCTTGCCCCGCTGGTACGGGCGCAAGCAGCATCTGGCCGAGCTGCCACTCAAGGGCAACGGACAGATTACCGTGCGTTCGCTCGCCGATGGAATGGTGATTTATCGCCACTCGTTCTCAAGTTTGTTCCAGGAGTGGGTATCTACCGCCGAAGCCAAACAAACGCAGAAATCGTTCGAGAACGTGTTTCTGGTGCCCTTCCCCAAATCGCCCGTCGAAATCAAGGTCGAGCTCTTTGATTACCACGATCAGGTCATCAGCCGTCTTACCCACAAGGTAGATCCTAAGGATATTCTGATTCGTAAGGCTGGCGAGCGCCAGATTACACCCCATGTCACCCTGCAGCAGGCTGCCGATACCGCACGCTGCATTCGTGTGGCTTTTGTGGCCGAAGGCTATCAGCAGCAGGAGATGGACGTGTTCCTGAACGATTGTCGTATAGCGATGGAATCGCTGTTCGAGCACGAGCCCTTTAAGCAGAACCAGCTGAAGTTCAATATGATAGCTGTGATGCCGCCATCTGTTGAGAGCGGCACCAGCGAGCCCAATAAGGGCATTTGGAAGAATACCCCACTCGGCTCGCATTTCGACACCTTCTATAGCGAGCGCTACCTCACTACCCTGCACCTGAAGAAGCTGCACGATGTGCTGGCAGGCATCCCTTACGAGCACATCATCGTGCTGGTAAACACCGATCGCTATGGTGGCGGCGGTATCTACAACTCTTACAACCTTACTTATGCCCACGGCAAGCACTTCCGTCCCGTTGTGGTTCACGAGTTTGGTCATTCGTTTGGCGGTCTGGGGGATGAGTATCCTTACGGCGACGACGATCCTATGTATTTTGCCGATACCGAGCCTTGGGAGCCTAATCTCACAACAAAGCACGATTTCAACGGCAAATGGGAGAACCTGATTAAGGATAAAAAGGCCGGTTTTATCGAGGGCGGCGGTTACCTCTCAAAGGGTGTTTGGCGTGGTTACGAGAACTGTCGCATGCGCACCAACGAGGAACCCGAGTTCTGCTTGGTTTGCCAGCAGGCCCTGCAACGTTTAATTGATTTTTATACTAAATGA
- a CDS encoding TrmH family RNA methyltransferase: MITEIQSLQQPGIEVFGTLTEAQLRNKLDAERGLFIAESPKVIRVALQAGYQPQALLCERKHITGDAADIIAACGDIPIYTGERELLAQLTGYTLTRGVLCAMRRKPELSVQQVLGSIPSGQKHRIVVIDGVVDTTNIGAIFRSAAALGIDAVLLTRNSCDPLNRRAVRVSMGSVFLVPWTWLDSYDTLRSLGYQTAAMALTDKSISLDDPVLKQQERLAFIMGTEGDGLPQQTITNADFTVRIPMSHQVDSLNVAAAAAVAFWELRK; the protein is encoded by the coding sequence ATGATTACTGAAATACAATCCTTACAACAGCCTGGCATTGAGGTGTTTGGGACGCTCACCGAAGCGCAGCTCCGAAACAAACTTGATGCCGAACGCGGCTTGTTTATTGCCGAGAGTCCTAAAGTGATACGTGTGGCCCTGCAGGCTGGCTATCAGCCCCAGGCGCTGCTTTGCGAGCGCAAGCATATTACAGGCGATGCAGCCGATATTATTGCCGCCTGTGGCGATATTCCTATCTATACTGGCGAGCGCGAACTGCTGGCCCAACTTACCGGCTATACCCTCACCCGTGGCGTGCTCTGCGCCATGCGTCGCAAACCTGAATTGAGCGTACAACAGGTGCTGGGTAGCATTCCCAGCGGACAGAAACATCGCATCGTGGTGATCGATGGCGTGGTTGATACCACCAATATCGGTGCCATCTTCCGTAGTGCAGCCGCTCTGGGCATCGATGCCGTATTACTTACCCGTAACAGCTGCGATCCCTTGAATCGCCGCGCTGTGCGTGTATCGATGGGTTCGGTATTTTTAGTTCCCTGGACTTGGCTCGACTCTTACGATACCCTGCGCTCATTGGGCTATCAGACAGCCGCAATGGCCCTCACCGATAAATCCATCTCGCTCGATGATCCTGTGCTGAAGCAGCAGGAGCGCCTGGCATTTATCATGGGTACCGAGGGCGACGGTCTGCCCCAGCAGACTATCACCAACGCCGATTTCACCGTGCGCATACCGATGTCACACCAAGTTGATTCACTCAATGTGGCAGCGGCAGCGGCAGTGGCTTTCTGGGAACTCAGAAAGTAA
- a CDS encoding 2-amino-4-hydroxy-6-hydroxymethyldihydropteridine diphosphokinase, whose protein sequence is MIQKEHHIIISLASNINHEANLEAARTQLTQLLSEVHFTSAIYTEPVGNGQWSMVNGQWPKYLNQLCKGTTALGMNLLNEVLKEIEKRLGRTHNEDGIVTVDLDLLEYDGERFHHRDWERNYVKDLINEL, encoded by the coding sequence ATGATACAGAAAGAACATCATATTATTATCAGTCTGGCTTCGAATATCAATCACGAGGCCAACTTAGAGGCTGCCCGCACCCAGCTCACCCAGCTGCTCAGCGAGGTACATTTCACCTCCGCCATCTACACCGAACCCGTAGGAAATGGTCAATGGTCAATGGTCAATGGTCAATGGCCCAAATATCTTAATCAGTTGTGCAAAGGCACCACTGCCTTGGGTATGAACCTGCTGAACGAGGTGCTGAAGGAGATTGAGAAACGTCTGGGTCGCACGCATAACGAGGATGGTATTGTAACCGTCGACCTTGATTTGCTGGAGTACGATGGCGAGCGTTTTCACCATCGCGACTGGGAACGAAACTACGTAAAGGACTTAATTAACGAATTATGA
- the serC gene encoding 3-phosphoserine/phosphohydroxythreonine transaminase produces the protein MKKYNFNAGPSMLPREVIEKTAQQCLDFNGSGLSLMEISHRAKDFQPVVDEAVALVKELLNVPEGYSVIFLGGGASLEFCMIPYNFLIKKAAYLNTGVWAKKAMKEAKLFGEVVEVASSADANYTFIPKDWTVPADADYLHITTNNTIYGTEIRKDLDVPVRLIADMSSDIFSRPVDVAKYDAIYAGAQKNLAMAGVTIVIVKDDALGKAPREIPTMLDYRTHVDKGSMFNTPPVVPIYSALENLRWIKAQGGVEAMDKLAQQRAEIVYGEIDRNKMFVGTAKAEDRSLMNICFVMADEYKELEKDFLDFAVSKGMVGVKGHRSVGGFRASCYNAQTIEGCNALVACMKEFEANH, from the coding sequence ATGAAGAAGTACAACTTTAACGCCGGTCCCTCGATGCTTCCTCGCGAGGTGATTGAGAAGACCGCACAGCAGTGTCTTGATTTCAACGGCTCAGGTCTCTCTCTGATGGAGATCAGCCATCGTGCAAAGGACTTTCAGCCTGTAGTTGACGAGGCTGTAGCTCTCGTAAAGGAACTCCTTAACGTTCCCGAGGGTTACTCCGTGATTTTCCTTGGTGGTGGTGCCAGTCTGGAGTTCTGTATGATTCCTTATAACTTCCTGATTAAGAAGGCTGCTTACCTGAACACCGGTGTTTGGGCTAAGAAGGCTATGAAGGAAGCAAAGCTTTTCGGTGAGGTAGTAGAGGTGGCTTCTTCAGCTGATGCCAACTATACCTTCATCCCTAAGGATTGGACTGTTCCCGCTGATGCTGACTATCTGCACATCACAACAAATAATACTATCTATGGTACTGAGATCCGTAAGGACCTCGACGTTCCCGTTCGTCTGATTGCCGATATGTCATCAGATATCTTCAGCCGTCCTGTTGACGTTGCTAAGTACGATGCCATCTACGCTGGTGCTCAGAAGAACCTGGCTATGGCAGGTGTTACTATCGTGATTGTTAAGGACGACGCTCTGGGTAAGGCTCCACGTGAGATCCCAACCATGCTCGACTACCGTACACACGTAGATAAGGGCAGTATGTTCAATACTCCTCCTGTAGTTCCTATCTACAGCGCTCTCGAGAATCTGCGCTGGATCAAGGCCCAGGGTGGTGTAGAGGCTATGGATAAGCTGGCTCAGCAGCGTGCAGAGATTGTTTATGGCGAGATCGACCGCAACAAGATGTTCGTAGGTACAGCTAAGGCTGAGGATCGTTCGCTGATGAACATCTGCTTCGTAATGGCCGACGAGTACAAGGAGCTGGAGAAGGACTTCCTCGACTTCGCAGTATCAAAGGGTATGGTTGGTGTTAAGGGTCACCGCTCAGTTGGTGGTTTCCGTGCATCTTGCTACAACGCCCAGACCATCGAAGGCTGCAACGCTCTCGTAGCTTGCATGAAGGAATTCGAAGCAAATCATTAA